In Perca fluviatilis chromosome 11, GENO_Pfluv_1.0, whole genome shotgun sequence, the following proteins share a genomic window:
- the eif4g1a gene encoding eukaryotic translation initiation factor 4 gamma 1a isoform X3, which produces MNKPPQPITGPTSVPNPAPSPGLTQAAYGPGQPPSLVFATPPPPQMNSAPQPRQFAAGPRTLHQQGGYRALQSYYQNRPAMATSAPRVQTSSGPRPVGPTQVYPHGSQMMMISQQQLSFAGSPQGYFIPPGQYRAPYMPPTQQYPVTSGTAGFYPGTSPAEYPAYAGAYYPAQPQYSQSVQPAPVMINPAQQQQQAPPPQQPPAQSQGPPKRERKPIRIRDPNQGGRDITEEIMSGGRSTTTPTPPQASTADGSPAQTNGEVTQPATTVTRRDENTEPPASAETPPPLAIANTEPVVEAKRETDNQMTPPAELAVQSVAPTAAAEVPPPLIKDLQSPPSLPAAAAFTTTVPPEAENKVDTKVGDTVDAPVGPSASLAAQEAPVKMEEPQAAPPPAEKVPEKEEKKAEELQKLENKEQVASAKFEPAVEVPATVTPVDEAKEETATKTETKVSTPPPSAQEPSAPQTQNATQSPTPKPEPTPAEAAEPLLSNGLPQDTEELSEDVAFSDTTLLDKPDASQSQESTPVAKTAMPAQEEEEVEEVEEEVEVVEEVEVKMKGEERKEKSEDAPPASVSCPTEESTMQAATSVPKKRKNMKEFNKKEAIGDLLDAFTEEQKAKPAPEPSSTQADPVPVAPPEPPAEVVDETWEEKEDKQNAEPKVTSEPTEQKYQYKEEKWKPIDPEDKKRYDREFLLGFQFISASMHKPDGLPTISDVVLDKANKTPMRPADPARMINVGPDFTPSYLGNLGSRSVGGPRGPPPGPRRSQQGQRKEPRKIISSMSLGDDVQLNKAEKAWKPTVKKSTRTRAAEEVEDDDPEQAKTRELFKRLRSILNKLTPQKFQELMKQVTELTIDTEERLKGTIDLIFEKAISEPNFSVAYANMCRCLLGLKVPIPDKPGLFVNFRKLLLNRCQKEFEKDQDDDEIFEKKQKEIEAAKEGEECERLKVELQDFKDKARRRSMGNIKFIGELFKLKMLTEAIMHDCVVKLLKNHDEESLECLCRLFSTIGKDLDFEKAKPRMDQYFNQMDKIIKERKTSSRIRFMLQDVLDLRKSGWVPRRGDQGPKTIDQIHKEAEMEEHREQIKVQQQLLSKKEGGGERGGGRMGGNMGGRGSHTPGGGRTSQPQDEGWNTVPISKNRPIDTTRLSKITKPGSLDFNNQLLAPGGKGMWGSWGKGSSGGTGAKPASGEPDSGRPATSTLNRFSALQQSGSLLSSTDSDRRAPQRSSSSRERGGDRDRGDRDRDRFDRFDRSEGREGRDDRSTRNQITKRSFSRESQERGGRAGDLRASTEPVRRVASMTDNRDRGSRDRGSRDRGSRDRGSRDRGSQDRAPSKDLPVKRESAPTPPPSLPKPALSEEELEKKSNAIIEEYLHINDLKEALQCVTELNSASLLYVFVRNGVESTLERSTIARAHMGLLLHQLVKADLLPTAQYYKGLEETLEAAEDTAIDIPHIWLYLAELITPMLHDGGIPMGQLFREISKPLVPLGQAGVLLVQILKLLCKEMTPKKVGAMWTEGGLNWSDFLPEDEDVNKFVTDQKVEFTTGEEMESKGVDEKKVLTGEELSKQLDRLLQDKANNQRIRDWVEANLDEQQTASNQFVRALMTSVCQSAIICDNPYRVDARQIGQRASLLQRYLSDEQKELQALYALQALMVHMEQPANLLRMFFDALYDEDVIKEDAFYKWETSKDPAEQTGKGVALKSVTAFFTWLREAEEESDKE; this is translated from the exons ATGAACAAACCACCACAACCTATAACGGGACCCACTTCTGTCCCAAATCCTGCCCCATCCCCTGGATTGACACAG gCTGCCTACGGTCCTGGACAGCCCCCTTCTCTTGTTTTTGCCACCCCTCCACCTCCACAAATGAACTCTGCACCTCAGCCAAGACAG TTTGCTGCAGGTCCCCGTACTTTACACCAACAG GGTGGATACAGAGCATTACAG AGTTACTATCAAAACCGACCAGCCATGGCCACCAGTGCTCCAAGGGTACAGACAAGTAGTGGCCCACGACCTGTCGGACCCACTCAAGTCTACCCGCACGGCtcacagatgatgatgatttcCCAGCAGCAGCTGTCTTTTGCTGGCTCCCCTCAGGGCTACTTTATCCCCCCTGGACAG TACCGGGCCCCATATATGCCTCCTACTCAGCAGTATCCTGTGACCAGCGGTACAGCAGGCTTCTATCCGGGAACTAGCCCTGCTGAATACCCTGCTTATG CAGGAGCATACTATCCAGCTCAACCGCAGTACTCTCAGTCTGTCCAGCCGGCACCGGTCATGATCAACCCCGCCCAGCAACAGCAACAAGCCCCGCCTCCTCAGCAACCACCCGCACAGTCACAAGGGCCACCAAAGAGGGAACGCAAACCG ATAAGGATACGAGACCCCAACCAGGGCGGGCGTGATATCACAGAGGAGATCATGTCAGGTGGAAGGTCCACCACCACACCGACTCCTCCACAG GCCTCCACAGCAGATGGAAGTCCTGCACAGACCAATGGTGAAGTCACACAGCCTGCCACTACAGTGACGAGAAGAG ATGAAAACACTGAGCCCCCTGCTAGTGCTGAAACCCCACCACCTCTTGCCATAGCAAATACAGAGCCTGTGGTGGAGGCGAAACGGGAAACGGACAACCAGATGACACCGCCGGCTGAGTTAGCCGTACAATCTGTAGCTCCTACAGCCGCTGCAGAGGTGCCACCCCCATTGATAAAGGACCTGCAGTCTCCCCCTTCCctccctgcagcagcagcatttaCTACTACAGTTCCTCCTGAGGCAGAAAATAAAGTTGATACTAAAGTTGGTGACACCGTAGACGCTCCTGTTGGCCCTTCTGCATCATTAGCGGCACAAGAGGCGCCTGTCAAAATGGAAGAACCACAGGCTGCCCCACCTCCAGCTGAGAAGGTAccagaaaaggaagaaaagaaagcagAGGAATTGCAGAAATTGGAAAATAAGGAGCAGGTGGCCAGTGCTAAATTTGAGCCTGCAGTTGAGGTTCCTGCGACAGTTACCCCTGTTGACGAGGCAAAAGAAGAAACGGCTACAAAGACAGAAACTAAAGTCTCTACGCCTCCACCCTCTGCACAGGAACCTTCTGCTCCACAAACCCAGAACGCCACCCAGAGCCCCACCCCTAAACCCGAACCCACACCGGCTGAAGCAGCAGAGCCTCTTCTCTCCAACGGCCTTCCTCAGGACACTGAGGAACTGTCTGAGGATGTGGCATTTTCAGACACTACACTCCTTGACAAGCCTGATGCTTCTCAATCTCAGGAATCCACACCTGTGGCTAAAACGGCAATGCCTgcccaggaggaggaggaggtggaggaggtggaggaggaggtggaggtggtggaggaggtggaggtgaaGATGAAAggggaagaaaggaaagagaaaagtgAGGATGCCCCTCCTGCCTcggttagctgccctacagagGAATCTACTATGCAAG CTGCAACGTCTGTGccaaagaagaggaagaacatGAAGGAGTTCAACAAGAAAGAGGCAATTGGAGACCTCCTGGATGCCTTCACAGAG GAGCAAAAAGCCAAGCCTGCTCCTGAACCCTCGTCCACGCAGGCCGACCCTGTCCCTGTTGCTCCACCTGAACCTCCAGCTGAGGTTGTAGATGAGACCTGGGAGGAGAAAGAAGACAAGCAAAATGCAGAACCTAAAGTCACATCTGAGCCAACTGAGCAGAAATACCAGTACAAAGAAG AAAAATGGAAGCCGATAGACCCAGAAGACAAGAAGCGGTACGACAGGGAGTTCCTCCTGGGCTTCCAATTTATCAGCGCCAGTATGCACAAACCCGATGGCCTGCCTACCATCAGTGATGTGGTCCTGGACAAG GCAAACAAGACTCCAATGCGGCCTGCTGACCCAGCTCGAATGATAAACGTGGGTCCTGATTTTACGCCTTCGTATTTGGGTAACCTTGGGAGCAGATCGGTGGGAGGACCAAGAGGCCCG CCACCTGGGCCACGTCGCTCCCAGCAGGGTCAGAGGAAAGAACCcaggaaaataatcagcagCATGTCCCTCGGTGACGACGTGCAGCTCAACAAGGCTGAGAAGGCCTGGAAGCCCACGGTAAAGAAGTCCACTCGAACCCGCGCCGCGGAGGAAGTCGAAGATGACGATCCCGAACAGGCCAAGACTCGAGAGCTGTTCAAGCGTCTGCGCAGTATCCTCAACAAGCTGACCCCTCAGAAGTTCCAGGAGCTGATGAAACAAGTGACAGAGCTGACGATAGACACAGAGGAGAGGCTGAAGGGAACCATTGACCTCATCTTTGAGAAGGCCATCTCAGAGCCCAACTTCTCTGTGGCCTATGCCAACATGTGCCGCTGCCTTTTGGGG TTGAAAGTCCCCATCCCCGACAAGCCAGGACTCTTTGTGAACTTCCGCAAACTGCTGCTCAACCGCTGCCAGAAAGAGTTTGAGAAGGACCAGGATGATGATGAAATCTttgagaaaaagcaaaaagaaatAGAGGCTGCCAAAGAA GGAGAGGAGTGTGAGCGCTTGAAGGTGGAGCTGCAGGATTTCAAAGACAAGGCTCGCCGCCGTTCAATGGGTAACATAAAGTTCATTGGCGAGCTCTTCAAGCTGAAGATGCTGACAGAGGCCATCATGCACGACTGCGTAGTGAAACTACTGAAGAATCATGATGAAGAGTCTCTGGAGTGTCTCTGCAGGCTGTTCTCCACAATTGGCAAAGACCTGGACTTTGAGAAGGCCAAG CCTCGTATGGATCAGTATTTCAACCAGATGGACAAGATCATCAAAGAGAGAAAGACCTCATCCAGAATCCGCTTCATGCTGCAAGACGTCTTGGACCTCAGAAAG AGTGGGTGGGTGCCTCGTAGAGGAGACCAGGGACCTAAAACAATCGACCAGATCCACAAGGAGGCAGAGATGGAGGAGCACAGGGAACAGATCAAAGTTCAGCAGCAGCTCCTGTCcaagaaagagggaggaggagaaagaggaggcgGCAGGATGGGAGGGAACATGGGGGGCCGTGGCTCTCACACACCAGGAGGTGGCCGGACTAGCCAGCCTCAGGATGAGGGATGGAACACGGTACCCATTTCCAAGAACAGACCCATCGACACCACTCGCCTTAGCAAGATCACAAAG CCTGGTTCTCTGGACTTCAACAATCAACTGTTGGCTCCAGGGGGGAAAGGCATGTGGGGTAGCTGGGGCAAAGGCAGCAGCGGAGGAACTGGAGCCAAACCAGCAAGCGGAGAGCCGG ATTCTGGTCGTCCAGCTACCAGCACCCTCAACCGCTTCTCAGCCCTGCAACAGTCTGGTTCGTTGTTGTCTTCAACTGACTCTGATCGCAGAGCTCCTCAGAG GTCAAGCTCAAGCCGCGAGCGTGGTGGCGACAGAGACAGGGGTGATCGCGACAGGGATCGGTTTGACCGATTCGATCGCAGCGAGGGTCGGGAGGGTCGGGACGACAGGAGCACCCGGAACCAAATCACCAAGAGAAGCTTCAGCAGAGAGTCTCAGGAGCGCGGCGGGAGGGCCGGAGACCTCCGGGCCTCGACTGAGCCGGTGCGCCGCGTGGCCAGCATGACCGACAATAGGGACAGAGGAAGCAGGGACCGAGGAAGTCGGGATAGAGGAAGCAGGGACCGAGGaagcagagacagaggaagcCAGGACAGGGCCCCAAGCAAAGATCtcccag TTAAGCGTGAGAGCGCCCCCACGCCACCTCCTTCTCTCCCAAAACCTGCCTTGAGTGAAGAGGAGTTGGAGAAGAAGTCGAACGCCATTATAGAAGAATACCTCCACATTAATGACTTGAAG gaGGCGTTGCAGTGTGTGACGGAACTCAACAGTGCCTCACTGCTCTATGTGTTTGTGCGGAACGGCGTGGAGTCGACGCTTGAGCGCAGCACCATTGCTAGAGCACACATGGGCCTGTTGCTGCACCAACTTGTAAAGGCAGATTTATTGCCCACAGCGCAGTACTACAAAGG GCTAGAAGAGACCCTGGAGGCTGCGGAAGACACGGCCATAGATATACCTCACATCTGGCTCTACCTGGCTGAACTCATTACCCCCATGCTCCATGATGGAGGCATCCCTATGGGACAGCTCTTCAG GGAGATCTCAAAGCCTCTCGTGCCTCTGGGGCAGGCTGGCGTGCTTCTGGTACAGATCCTCAAGTTGCTCTGCAAAGAAATG ACCCCTAAGAAGGTCGGGGCCATGTGGACTGAGGGTGGGCTCAATTGGAGTGATTTCTTGCCCGAGGATGAAGACGTCAACAAGTTTGTCACCGATCAG AAAGTGGAGTTCACCACAGGAGAGGAGATGGAGTCAAAGGGCGTGGATGAGAAGAAGGTCCTCACTGGAGAGGAGCTCAGCAAACAGCTGGACCGACTCCTCCAGGACAAGGCCAACAACCAGCGCATCAGAGACTGGGTGGAG gctAACTTGGACGAGCAGCAAACTGCTTCCAACCAGTTCGTACGAGCGTTGATGACATCCGTGTGTCAGTCTGCAATCATAT GTGACAACCCGTACAGGGTGGACGCACGGCAGATCGGTCAGAGGGCCAGTCTGCTGCAGAGATACCTGTCTGATGAACAgaaggagctgcaggccctCTACGCCCTCCAGGCTCTGATGGTGCACATGGAGCAGCCAGCGA ACCTGCTGCGCATGTTCTTCGACGCCTTGTACGATGAGGACGTTATTAAAGAGGATGCCTTCTACAAATGGGAAACCAGCAAAGACCCTGCGGAGCAAACAGGCAAAGGTGTGGCCTTGAAATCAGTCACCGCTTTCTTCACCTGGCTCCGCGAGGCCGAGGAGGAGTCTGACAAGGAATAA
- the eif4g1a gene encoding eukaryotic translation initiation factor 4 gamma 1a isoform X2, producing the protein MNKPPQPITGPTSVPNPAPSPGLTQAAYGPGQPPSLVFATPPPPQMNSAPQPRQFAAGPRTLHQQSYYQNRPAMATSAPRVQTSSGPRPVGPTQVYPHGSQMMMISQQQLSFAGSPQGYFIPPGQYRAPYMPPTQQYPVTSGTAGFYPGTSPAEYPAYAGAYYPAQPQYSQSVQPAPVMINPAQQQQQAPPPQQPPAQSQGPPKRERKPVVCHNKRAARLLSEIRIRDPNQGGRDITEEIMSGGRSTTTPTPPQASTADGSPAQTNGEVTQPATTVTRRDENTEPPASAETPPPLAIANTEPVVEAKRETDNQMTPPAELAVQSVAPTAAAEVPPPLIKDLQSPPSLPAAAAFTTTVPPEAENKVDTKVGDTVDAPVGPSASLAAQEAPVKMEEPQAAPPPAEKVPEKEEKKAEELQKLENKEQVASAKFEPAVEVPATVTPVDEAKEETATKTETKVSTPPPSAQEPSAPQTQNATQSPTPKPEPTPAEAAEPLLSNGLPQDTEELSEDVAFSDTTLLDKPDASQSQESTPVAKTAMPAQEEEEVEEVEEEVEVVEEVEVKMKGEERKEKSEDAPPASVSCPTEESTMQAATSVPKKRKNMKEFNKKEAIGDLLDAFTEEQKAKPAPEPSSTQADPVPVAPPEPPAEVVDETWEEKEDKQNAEPKVTSEPTEQKYQYKEEKWKPIDPEDKKRYDREFLLGFQFISASMHKPDGLPTISDVVLDKANKTPMRPADPARMINVGPDFTPSYLGNLGSRSVGGPRGPPPGPRRSQQGQRKEPRKIISSMSLGDDVQLNKAEKAWKPTVKKSTRTRAAEEVEDDDPEQAKTRELFKRLRSILNKLTPQKFQELMKQVTELTIDTEERLKGTIDLIFEKAISEPNFSVAYANMCRCLLGLKVPIPDKPGLFVNFRKLLLNRCQKEFEKDQDDDEIFEKKQKEIEAAKEGEECERLKVELQDFKDKARRRSMGNIKFIGELFKLKMLTEAIMHDCVVKLLKNHDEESLECLCRLFSTIGKDLDFEKAKPRMDQYFNQMDKIIKERKTSSRIRFMLQDVLDLRKSGWVPRRGDQGPKTIDQIHKEAEMEEHREQIKVQQQLLSKKEGGGERGGGRMGGNMGGRGSHTPGGGRTSQPQDEGWNTVPISKNRPIDTTRLSKITKPGSLDFNNQLLAPGGKGMWGSWGKGSSGGTGAKPASGEPDSGRPATSTLNRFSALQQSGSLLSSTDSDRRAPQRSSSSRERGGDRDRGDRDRDRFDRFDRSEGREGRDDRSTRNQITKRSFSRESQERGGRAGDLRASTEPVRRVASMTDNRDRGSRDRGSRDRGSRDRGSRDRGSQDRAPSKDLPVKRESAPTPPPSLPKPALSEEELEKKSNAIIEEYLHINDLKEALQCVTELNSASLLYVFVRNGVESTLERSTIARAHMGLLLHQLVKADLLPTAQYYKGLEETLEAAEDTAIDIPHIWLYLAELITPMLHDGGIPMGQLFREISKPLVPLGQAGVLLVQILKLLCKEMTPKKVGAMWTEGGLNWSDFLPEDEDVNKFVTDQKVEFTTGEEMESKGVDEKKVLTGEELSKQLDRLLQDKANNQRIRDWVEANLDEQQTASNQFVRALMTSVCQSAIICDNPYRVDARQIGQRASLLQRYLSDEQKELQALYALQALMVHMEQPANLLRMFFDALYDEDVIKEDAFYKWETSKDPAEQTGKGVALKSVTAFFTWLREAEEESDKE; encoded by the exons ATGAACAAACCACCACAACCTATAACGGGACCCACTTCTGTCCCAAATCCTGCCCCATCCCCTGGATTGACACAG gCTGCCTACGGTCCTGGACAGCCCCCTTCTCTTGTTTTTGCCACCCCTCCACCTCCACAAATGAACTCTGCACCTCAGCCAAGACAG TTTGCTGCAGGTCCCCGTACTTTACACCAACAG AGTTACTATCAAAACCGACCAGCCATGGCCACCAGTGCTCCAAGGGTACAGACAAGTAGTGGCCCACGACCTGTCGGACCCACTCAAGTCTACCCGCACGGCtcacagatgatgatgatttcCCAGCAGCAGCTGTCTTTTGCTGGCTCCCCTCAGGGCTACTTTATCCCCCCTGGACAG TACCGGGCCCCATATATGCCTCCTACTCAGCAGTATCCTGTGACCAGCGGTACAGCAGGCTTCTATCCGGGAACTAGCCCTGCTGAATACCCTGCTTATG CAGGAGCATACTATCCAGCTCAACCGCAGTACTCTCAGTCTGTCCAGCCGGCACCGGTCATGATCAACCCCGCCCAGCAACAGCAACAAGCCCCGCCTCCTCAGCAACCACCCGCACAGTCACAAGGGCCACCAAAGAGGGAACGCAAACCGGTAGTGTGTCACAACAAAAGGGCAGCGCGCCTCTTGTCTgag ATAAGGATACGAGACCCCAACCAGGGCGGGCGTGATATCACAGAGGAGATCATGTCAGGTGGAAGGTCCACCACCACACCGACTCCTCCACAG GCCTCCACAGCAGATGGAAGTCCTGCACAGACCAATGGTGAAGTCACACAGCCTGCCACTACAGTGACGAGAAGAG ATGAAAACACTGAGCCCCCTGCTAGTGCTGAAACCCCACCACCTCTTGCCATAGCAAATACAGAGCCTGTGGTGGAGGCGAAACGGGAAACGGACAACCAGATGACACCGCCGGCTGAGTTAGCCGTACAATCTGTAGCTCCTACAGCCGCTGCAGAGGTGCCACCCCCATTGATAAAGGACCTGCAGTCTCCCCCTTCCctccctgcagcagcagcatttaCTACTACAGTTCCTCCTGAGGCAGAAAATAAAGTTGATACTAAAGTTGGTGACACCGTAGACGCTCCTGTTGGCCCTTCTGCATCATTAGCGGCACAAGAGGCGCCTGTCAAAATGGAAGAACCACAGGCTGCCCCACCTCCAGCTGAGAAGGTAccagaaaaggaagaaaagaaagcagAGGAATTGCAGAAATTGGAAAATAAGGAGCAGGTGGCCAGTGCTAAATTTGAGCCTGCAGTTGAGGTTCCTGCGACAGTTACCCCTGTTGACGAGGCAAAAGAAGAAACGGCTACAAAGACAGAAACTAAAGTCTCTACGCCTCCACCCTCTGCACAGGAACCTTCTGCTCCACAAACCCAGAACGCCACCCAGAGCCCCACCCCTAAACCCGAACCCACACCGGCTGAAGCAGCAGAGCCTCTTCTCTCCAACGGCCTTCCTCAGGACACTGAGGAACTGTCTGAGGATGTGGCATTTTCAGACACTACACTCCTTGACAAGCCTGATGCTTCTCAATCTCAGGAATCCACACCTGTGGCTAAAACGGCAATGCCTgcccaggaggaggaggaggtggaggaggtggaggaggaggtggaggtggtggaggaggtggaggtgaaGATGAAAggggaagaaaggaaagagaaaagtgAGGATGCCCCTCCTGCCTcggttagctgccctacagagGAATCTACTATGCAAG CTGCAACGTCTGTGccaaagaagaggaagaacatGAAGGAGTTCAACAAGAAAGAGGCAATTGGAGACCTCCTGGATGCCTTCACAGAG GAGCAAAAAGCCAAGCCTGCTCCTGAACCCTCGTCCACGCAGGCCGACCCTGTCCCTGTTGCTCCACCTGAACCTCCAGCTGAGGTTGTAGATGAGACCTGGGAGGAGAAAGAAGACAAGCAAAATGCAGAACCTAAAGTCACATCTGAGCCAACTGAGCAGAAATACCAGTACAAAGAAG AAAAATGGAAGCCGATAGACCCAGAAGACAAGAAGCGGTACGACAGGGAGTTCCTCCTGGGCTTCCAATTTATCAGCGCCAGTATGCACAAACCCGATGGCCTGCCTACCATCAGTGATGTGGTCCTGGACAAG GCAAACAAGACTCCAATGCGGCCTGCTGACCCAGCTCGAATGATAAACGTGGGTCCTGATTTTACGCCTTCGTATTTGGGTAACCTTGGGAGCAGATCGGTGGGAGGACCAAGAGGCCCG CCACCTGGGCCACGTCGCTCCCAGCAGGGTCAGAGGAAAGAACCcaggaaaataatcagcagCATGTCCCTCGGTGACGACGTGCAGCTCAACAAGGCTGAGAAGGCCTGGAAGCCCACGGTAAAGAAGTCCACTCGAACCCGCGCCGCGGAGGAAGTCGAAGATGACGATCCCGAACAGGCCAAGACTCGAGAGCTGTTCAAGCGTCTGCGCAGTATCCTCAACAAGCTGACCCCTCAGAAGTTCCAGGAGCTGATGAAACAAGTGACAGAGCTGACGATAGACACAGAGGAGAGGCTGAAGGGAACCATTGACCTCATCTTTGAGAAGGCCATCTCAGAGCCCAACTTCTCTGTGGCCTATGCCAACATGTGCCGCTGCCTTTTGGGG TTGAAAGTCCCCATCCCCGACAAGCCAGGACTCTTTGTGAACTTCCGCAAACTGCTGCTCAACCGCTGCCAGAAAGAGTTTGAGAAGGACCAGGATGATGATGAAATCTttgagaaaaagcaaaaagaaatAGAGGCTGCCAAAGAA GGAGAGGAGTGTGAGCGCTTGAAGGTGGAGCTGCAGGATTTCAAAGACAAGGCTCGCCGCCGTTCAATGGGTAACATAAAGTTCATTGGCGAGCTCTTCAAGCTGAAGATGCTGACAGAGGCCATCATGCACGACTGCGTAGTGAAACTACTGAAGAATCATGATGAAGAGTCTCTGGAGTGTCTCTGCAGGCTGTTCTCCACAATTGGCAAAGACCTGGACTTTGAGAAGGCCAAG CCTCGTATGGATCAGTATTTCAACCAGATGGACAAGATCATCAAAGAGAGAAAGACCTCATCCAGAATCCGCTTCATGCTGCAAGACGTCTTGGACCTCAGAAAG AGTGGGTGGGTGCCTCGTAGAGGAGACCAGGGACCTAAAACAATCGACCAGATCCACAAGGAGGCAGAGATGGAGGAGCACAGGGAACAGATCAAAGTTCAGCAGCAGCTCCTGTCcaagaaagagggaggaggagaaagaggaggcgGCAGGATGGGAGGGAACATGGGGGGCCGTGGCTCTCACACACCAGGAGGTGGCCGGACTAGCCAGCCTCAGGATGAGGGATGGAACACGGTACCCATTTCCAAGAACAGACCCATCGACACCACTCGCCTTAGCAAGATCACAAAG CCTGGTTCTCTGGACTTCAACAATCAACTGTTGGCTCCAGGGGGGAAAGGCATGTGGGGTAGCTGGGGCAAAGGCAGCAGCGGAGGAACTGGAGCCAAACCAGCAAGCGGAGAGCCGG ATTCTGGTCGTCCAGCTACCAGCACCCTCAACCGCTTCTCAGCCCTGCAACAGTCTGGTTCGTTGTTGTCTTCAACTGACTCTGATCGCAGAGCTCCTCAGAG GTCAAGCTCAAGCCGCGAGCGTGGTGGCGACAGAGACAGGGGTGATCGCGACAGGGATCGGTTTGACCGATTCGATCGCAGCGAGGGTCGGGAGGGTCGGGACGACAGGAGCACCCGGAACCAAATCACCAAGAGAAGCTTCAGCAGAGAGTCTCAGGAGCGCGGCGGGAGGGCCGGAGACCTCCGGGCCTCGACTGAGCCGGTGCGCCGCGTGGCCAGCATGACCGACAATAGGGACAGAGGAAGCAGGGACCGAGGAAGTCGGGATAGAGGAAGCAGGGACCGAGGaagcagagacagaggaagcCAGGACAGGGCCCCAAGCAAAGATCtcccag TTAAGCGTGAGAGCGCCCCCACGCCACCTCCTTCTCTCCCAAAACCTGCCTTGAGTGAAGAGGAGTTGGAGAAGAAGTCGAACGCCATTATAGAAGAATACCTCCACATTAATGACTTGAAG gaGGCGTTGCAGTGTGTGACGGAACTCAACAGTGCCTCACTGCTCTATGTGTTTGTGCGGAACGGCGTGGAGTCGACGCTTGAGCGCAGCACCATTGCTAGAGCACACATGGGCCTGTTGCTGCACCAACTTGTAAAGGCAGATTTATTGCCCACAGCGCAGTACTACAAAGG GCTAGAAGAGACCCTGGAGGCTGCGGAAGACACGGCCATAGATATACCTCACATCTGGCTCTACCTGGCTGAACTCATTACCCCCATGCTCCATGATGGAGGCATCCCTATGGGACAGCTCTTCAG GGAGATCTCAAAGCCTCTCGTGCCTCTGGGGCAGGCTGGCGTGCTTCTGGTACAGATCCTCAAGTTGCTCTGCAAAGAAATG ACCCCTAAGAAGGTCGGGGCCATGTGGACTGAGGGTGGGCTCAATTGGAGTGATTTCTTGCCCGAGGATGAAGACGTCAACAAGTTTGTCACCGATCAG AAAGTGGAGTTCACCACAGGAGAGGAGATGGAGTCAAAGGGCGTGGATGAGAAGAAGGTCCTCACTGGAGAGGAGCTCAGCAAACAGCTGGACCGACTCCTCCAGGACAAGGCCAACAACCAGCGCATCAGAGACTGGGTGGAG gctAACTTGGACGAGCAGCAAACTGCTTCCAACCAGTTCGTACGAGCGTTGATGACATCCGTGTGTCAGTCTGCAATCATAT GTGACAACCCGTACAGGGTGGACGCACGGCAGATCGGTCAGAGGGCCAGTCTGCTGCAGAGATACCTGTCTGATGAACAgaaggagctgcaggccctCTACGCCCTCCAGGCTCTGATGGTGCACATGGAGCAGCCAGCGA ACCTGCTGCGCATGTTCTTCGACGCCTTGTACGATGAGGACGTTATTAAAGAGGATGCCTTCTACAAATGGGAAACCAGCAAAGACCCTGCGGAGCAAACAGGCAAAGGTGTGGCCTTGAAATCAGTCACCGCTTTCTTCACCTGGCTCCGCGAGGCCGAGGAGGAGTCTGACAAGGAATAA